In Zingiber officinale cultivar Zhangliang chromosome 6A, Zo_v1.1, whole genome shotgun sequence, a single genomic region encodes these proteins:
- the LOC121997924 gene encoding protein DWARF 53-LIKE-like, whose protein sequence is MPTPVSNARACLAAETAAALDDAVGVARRRAHIQTTSLHVVYALIISTSSSSGGRGGGGGGSSAPCSILRDALSRARSSAYSARLQFKALELCFGVALDRLPSSNRQAAEGSDDPPVSNSLMAAVKRSQANQRRNPDTFHLYQQQQQTAAAAGGATSFSGVKVELQQLVLAILDDPVVSRVFGDAGFRSMDIKLAILRPPPPILHFPRAPRCPPLFLCNFSSGDGFETALTSKELFFPFSTAPIGDLCSDGGEENCRRIGEILARKKSGQNPMLVGVGAGEAAREFARAVEQKNLAVLPLELRGIEFISIEKEVAELGSLEISTLMEELEKKTESSGVVLNIGDLNRMVEGSVKCDEQESCLVSELTRLLEVYHGRLWLMGWSTTYETYMKFLSKHPMLDKDWDLQLLPITSLSTSLGGCMPRSPSLMESFVPFGGFFPTACESKSLFSSVYQSMFCYENCNDKYKQEAAVNIKDHSASFGGQENANMPFWLRKANMVSLQDEHDGAKDKTLSGVKSLDLQRTNKEDCSVLCSATIPNNKKACTQNTEIHDDAETERGIDSYPISACTQNTSMRSKSMSLLGNKDLSRLQIRFSETEQFQRENFLSHQVDDHASPSSVTSIMTDLVLGTPHEPIYNKESSDLQLQKDHSKEFSASWPPKKLHMVKGNDPGLRTQEVHVEEFSSSLPTMTVDIVRGNGPDLPLESFSCSDHQEPKSKSSPLIVTPSFSHISSGCTSMDDKPSSASPATGQTIDIGNYKSFCTRLMNKLGRQEEAISAVSQAIIDCKTGQRRRGGILRGDIWLIFGGPDKIGKRIMALALAEMIYGSKENFVCIDLSCQDIFPCPKTICARQNVHGNGVHFRGKMSVDHIAQELSRKPLSVIFLENVERADLLVQNSLCQAIDTGKFPDSHGRQFSVNNSIFVLAASSTQGQTFFERKDYPIFSEETILDARCWQMKIILQSAPESICIPKSNVSLSITPKTRNDRLYVYSPSIFLSKRKLKVSDGCENGTLQSAKRAHKTAKMFLDLNVPVEELEALDSNSAGQEELPDVEISKAWMEDLFNRVDRVVDFKPFDFDALAEIMLQNVSKTFHSTVGPDCLLEIDPKVMNELLAAAWLLETRGALDYWFDKVLGKSFTEARCTYKLSNNSILRLACDDVLAEKNAPGVLLPSTVIVD, encoded by the exons ATGCCGACGCCGGTTAGCAACGCGCGGGCGTGCCTAGCGGCGGAGACCGCCGCCGCGCTGGACGATGCTGTGGGAGTCGCCCGCCGCCGCGCGCACATCCAGACTACCTCCCTCCATGTCGTTTATGCGCTTATcatctctacttcttcttcttctggaggaagaggagggggcgGAGGCGGCTCTTCTGCTCCGTGTTCGATTCTCCGCGACGCGCTGTCGCGCGCGCGGAGTTCGGCGTACTCGGCCAGGTTGCAGTTCAAGGCGCTGGAGCTCTGCTTCGGGGTGGCGCTCGACCGGCTGCCGTCGTCGAATCGGCAGGCGGCGGAGGGGAGTGATGATCCCCCGGTGTCTAACTCGCTGATGGCAGCGGTCAAGCGGTCGCAGGCGAACCAGCGGCGGAACCCGGATACGTTCCACCTGtaccagcagcagcagcagacCGCTGCAGCTGCTGGGGGCGCCACGTCCTTCTCCGGGGTGAAGGTGGAGCTGCAGCAGCTGGTACTCGCGATCTTGGACGATCCCGTTGTCAGCAGGGTGTTCGGCGACGCTGGCTTCCGCAGCATGGACATCAAGCTCGCCATCCTCCGCCCTCCGCCGCCCATCCTCCACTTCCCTCGCGCCCCCAGATGCCCTCCGCTGTTCTTATGTAATTTTTCCTCCGGAGATGGATTCGAGACGGCGCTCACCTCCAAAGAACTCTTTTTCCCCTTCTCCACAGCGCCGATTGGGGATCTTTGCTCAGACGGTGGCGAAGAGAACTGCCGAAGGATAGGGGAAATCCTTGCCCGCAAGAAAAGCGGTCAGAACCCGATGTTGGTCGGAGTGGGCGCCGGCGAGGCAGCCCGAGAGTTTGCCCGGGCTGTCGAGCAAAAGAATTTGGCAGTTCTGCCGCTGGAGCTCCGTGGAATAGAGTTCATTAGCATTGAAAAAGAGGTGGCCGAACTTGGAAGCCTGGAAATTTCCACTCTGATGGAGGAACTGGAAAAGAAAACAGAATCTTCAGGAGTGGTCCTCAATATTGGAGATTTGAATAGAATGGTGGAAGGAAGTGTTAAATGCGATGAGCAGGAAAGCTGTTTGGTCTCTGAGCTTACAAGACTGCTGGAGGTCTACCATGGAAGATTATGGTTGATGGGATGGTCAACCACATATGAAACTTACATGAAGTTCTTGTCCAAGCATCCGATGCTTGATAAAGATTGGGATTTGCAGTTGTTGCCAATCACTTCGTTGAGCACTTCGTTGGGTGGATGCATGCCCAGATCTCCAAG CTTGATGGAGTCATTTGTTCCATTTGGCGGCTTTTTCCCCACAGCATGTGAGTCGAAAAGCCTGTTTAGCAGTGTGTATCAATCAATGTTTTGCTATGAGAATTGTAATGACAAATACAAGCAAGAAGCTGCTGTAAATATTAAGGATCATTCAGCTTCATTTGGTGGTCAGGAAAATGCAAACATGCCTTTTTGGCTACGTAAAGCTAATATGGTTAGCTTGCAAGACGAACACGACGGAGCAAAG GATAAGACACTTTCGGGGGTTAAATCTCTTGATCTCCAGAGAACCAATAAAGAAGATTGTAGTGTTCTTTGTTCTGCCACTATTCCTAATAACAAGAAGGCCTGCACTCAAAATACAGAAATTCATGATGATGCTGAAACTGAAAGAGGGATTGATTCATATCCTATTTCTGCATGTACACAAAATACCTCCATGAGAAGTAAGAGTATGTCGTTGCTGGGAAATAAGGACTTGTCTAGATTACAGATTAGATTTTCAGAGACTGAACAATTCCAGAGAGAGAATTTCCTATCTCACCAAGTTGATGATCATGCTTCACCTTCCTCTGTAACATCAATTATGACAGACTTGGTATTGGGGACTCCTCACGAGCCTATTTACAACAAGGAAAGTTCTGATTTGCAACTGCAAAAAGATCATTCCAAAGAGTTCTCTGCTTCTTGGCCACCGAAGAAACTTCATATGGTCAAAGGAAACGACCCAGGTTTACGAACGCAAGAAGTTCATGTTGAAGAGTTCTCCAGTTCTTTGCCAACAATGACGGTTGATATAGTCCGAGGAAATGGCCCAGATCTTCCTCTTGAATCCTTTTCTTGCTCTGACCATCAAGAACCCAAATCAAAAAGTAGTCCACTTATTGTAACTCCATCATTCTCACATATCTCAAGTGGTTGTACTTCTATGGATGATAAACCTTCATCCGCCTCGCCTGCTACAGGACAGACAATCGATATTGGTAATTATAAATCATTTTGTACTAGGCTCATGAATAAACTTGGCCGACAAGAAGAAGCAATTAGTGCTGTTAGTCAAGCTATAATTGATTGTAAAACTGGTCAAAGACGCCGTGGAGGAATCCTGAGAGGGGATATTTGGCTCATTTTTGGCGGTCCTGATAAGATTGGAAAGAGGATAATGGCACTGGCTCTTGCAGAAATGATTTATGGAAGCAAAGAAAATTTTGTGTGCATTGACCTAAGTTGCCAGGATATTTTTCCTTGTCCCAAAACCATTTGTGCCCGACAGAATGTCCATGGCAATGGAGTCCATTTCAGAGGGAAAATGAGCGTAGACCATATTGCTCAAGAGTTAAGTCGCAAACCACTGTCTGTTATATTCCTTGAGAATGTAGAGAGAGCTGATTTGCTTGTTCAGAACAGCTTGTGCCAAGCTATCGATACTGGCAAATTTCCTGATTCACATGGCAGGCAATTTAGTGTAAATAATTCCATATTTGTCTTGGCTGCTTCATCAACGCAAGGTCAGACTTTCTTTGAGAGGAAAGACTACCCTATTTTTTCTGAGGAGACTATTTTGGATGCTCGGTGTTGGCAAATGAAGATCATCTTGCAATCTGCTCCAGAGTCTATTTGCATCCCAAAATCTAATGTCTCATTGTCGATTACTCCAAAGACCAGGAATGATCGACTATATGTATATTCACCCTCCATTTTCTTGAGCAAGCGCAAGCTCAAGGTGTCCGATGGCTGTGAAAATGGAACTTTGCAATCTGCTAAAAGGGCACACAAAACTGCAAAGATGTTCTTAGACTTGAATGTTCCAGTAGAAGAGCTTGAAGCTCTAGATAGCAATTCCGCCGGTCAGGAAGAGCTCCCTGACGTTGAAATTTCAAAAGCATGGATGGAAGACTTATTTAATAGAGTCGATCGGGTGGTGGATTTCAAGCCTTTTGATTTTGATGCCCTTGCTGAAATCATGTTGCAGAACGTGAGCAAGACCTTCCACAGTACTGTAGGCCCAGATTGCTTGTTGGAGATAGATCCCAAAGTTATGAATGAGTTACTCGCAGCAGCATGGCTATTAGAAACCAGAGGAGCTTTGGATTATTGGTTCGATAAGGTCCTCGGCAAGAGTTTCACCGAGGCAAGGTGCACATACAAGCTCTCAAATAACAGCATTCTAAGACTTGCTTGTGACGATGTGCTTGCAGAGAAGAATGCACCTGGAGTTCTCCTCCCTTCAACAGTTATCGTAGATTAA
- the LOC121997925 gene encoding coiled-coil domain-containing protein SCD2-like: MERKGAGSPYGRQRSGGSNSTASSSPGVSPAHHRSASASGLTGARRAQNVAARAAAARLAQVMASQSAAAEEEEELDDEIPSSVGVGFRYGAPRPSAGSNGSASVGGASLMTRANRSPSPALGRNIVENTPSVRSSSAGRPSISVRPIPMVPPIRTTLMTPSPIPPIEPPVDRRREKRLPSDMKHLNSGETGIQRQTSVLQDELDMLQEENENIVEKLRLSEERRENAEARAKELEKQVAALGEGVSLEARLLSRKEAALRQREAALENVRRTRDGKDEEITTLQKEVESAKEELAVAIEQLRQVESEAKSLQLMTQRMILSEEEMEEVVLKRCWLARYWGLAVQYGIYPEVAVTKHEHWSSLAPLPLEVVISAGQKTKEKSHNRGNHESERRNNLVHEVSDITGEGNIESMLSVEKGLRELISLKVEDAVILALSQHRRPNFLRQFSSDFKAPGDPKFIESFELCQEEIEDVTFKQAWLIYFWRRAKAHGIEEDIADERLQFWLGRIGQSPTSHDFVDVERGLTELKKLGIEQQLWEASRKEIE; encoded by the exons ATGGAGCGGAAGGGAGCGGGAAGCCCGTACGGCCGGCAGCGAAGCGGTGGTTCGAACAGCACCGCCTCGTCCTCCCCGGGAGTGTCACCTGCGCACCACCGCTCGGCATCGGCCTCGGGCCTCACCGGGGCTAGAAGAGCGCAGAACGTCGCGGCGAGGGCCGCCGCCGCGCGCCTTGCGCAGGTCATGGCCTCGCAGAGCGCCgccgcggaggaggaggaggagctggATGACGAGATCCCGTCCTCCGTCGGAGTGGGGTTCCGGTATGGCGCCCCGCGTCCTTCGGCCGGAAGTAATGGGAGCGCCTCCGTCGGTGGGGCTTCCCTAATGACGAGAGCAAATAGATCTCCTTCGCCTGCG TTAGGTCGGAACATCGTAGAGAATACTCCTTCGGTTCGTTCTTCTTCAGCTGGAAGACCATCTATTTCTGTTCGTCCTATTCCCATGGTGCCTCCTATCCGAACAACCTTAATGACCCCATCACCTATTCCGCCAATTGAACCTCCTGTTGACAGGAGGAGAGAAAAAAG ATTGCCGTCAGATATGAAACATCTTAACTCAGGAGAAACAGGAATTCAACGACAAACTTCTGTACTACAGGATGAG CTAGATATGctacaagaagaaaatgaaaatattgTTGAGAAG TTACGACTTTCTGAAGAAAGACGTGAAAATGCTGAGGCCCGGGCAAAGGAGCTTGAGAAACAG GTTGCTGCCCTTGGAGAAGGTGTATCTTTGGAAGCCCGGTTGTTGAGCAG GAAGGAAGCAGCACTTCGACAAAGAGAG GCTGCTCTTGAAAATGTCAGACGAACTAGGGATGGGAAGGATGAAGAAATAACAACACTCCAGAAAGAAGTAGAG TCTGCTAAGGAAGAACTTGCAGTGGCAATAGAGCAGCTCAGGCAAGTCGAATCAGAAGCAAAGTCTCTTCAGCTAATGACACAGAGGATGATCTTATCTGAGGAGGAGATG GAAGAGGTTGTCTTGAAGAGGTGTTGGCTTGCTCGCTATTGGGGTTTGGCAGTTCAGTATG GAATCTATCCAGAGGTTGCTGTTACAAAACATGAGCATTGGTCTTCATTAGCGCCACTTCCTCTTGAAGTTGTCATTTCTGCTGGTCAAAAGACCAAGGAAAAATCACATAACCGAG GGAACCATGAATCTGAAAGAAGAAATAACCTTGTACATGAGGTAAGTGATATTACTGGAGAAGGCAACATAGAGAGCATGCTTTCAGTTGAGAAGGGTCTTCGGGAATTAATATCTTTAAAG GTGGAGGATGCAGTCATCCTTGCATTATCTCAGCATCGACGACCAAATTTTCTTCGTCAATTTTCTTCAG ATTTTAAAGCTCctggagatccaaaatttatcgAGTCATTTG AACTATGCCAAGAAGAGATAGAAGATGTTACATTCAAGCAG GCTTGGCTTATATATTTTTGGCGAAGAGCCAAAGCCCATGGTATAGAAGAAGACATTGCTGATGAGCGGCTGCAATTTTGGCTCGGTCGCATTGGACAATCTCCAACTTCTCATGATTTTGTTGATG TGGAGAGAGGTTTAACGGAACTGAAGAAATTGGGTATCGAACAACAATTGTGGGAAGCATCCCGAAAAGAAATTGAGTAA